The following proteins come from a genomic window of Sorghum bicolor cultivar BTx623 chromosome 3, Sorghum_bicolor_NCBIv3, whole genome shotgun sequence:
- the LOC8059178 gene encoding KRR1 small subunit processome component, translated as MASEDEANAAAAVAEDAEAAEGRNWRRKGKHDKPKPWDEDPNIDRWKIEKFDPAWNEGGMLEVSSFSTLFPQYREKYLQEAWPLVKGALKEYGISCELNLVEGSMTVSTTRKTRDPFIIVKARELIKLLSRSVPAPQAIKILDDEMNCDIIKIGGLVRNKERFVKRRERLLGPNLSTLKAIEILTGCYILVQGNTVAAMGNYRGRGLKQVRRIVEDCMKNVKHPVYHIKELLIKRELAKNPALATESWDRFLPKFKKKNVKQKKPQTKEKKPYTPFPPPQQPSKIDLELENGEYFMSDKKKSAKKWQEKLEKQSGRAEENKRKREAAFVPPKENTAGPSESDKNASDNSEIADIAKSLKKKAKEFRKNEAQESVIAESYLASNDELRQKKKKKPTKSK; from the exons ATGGCGTCGGAGGACGAAGCGaacgccgcggcggcggtggcggaggaTGCCGAGGCGGCAGAGGGAAGGAACTGGCGGCGGAAGGGGAAGCACGACAAGCCCAAGCCGTGGGACGAGGACCCCAACATCGACCGCTGGAAGATCGAGAAGTTCGACCCTGCCTGGAACGAGGGCGGCATGCTCGAAGTCAGCTCCTTCTCCACCCTCTTTCCGCAGTACCGAG AGAAGTACCTGCAGGAGGCGTGGCCGCTCGTGAAGGGCGCATTGAAGGAGTACGGGATCTCGTGCGAGCTCAATTTG GTGGAGGGATCCATGACTGTTTCGACCACCAGGAAGACAAGGGACCCCTTCATTATTGTCAAGGCCAGAGAACTGATTAAGCTATTGTCCAGGAGCGTCCCTGCACCTCAG GCAATCAAAATTCTTGACGATGAGATGAACTGTGATATTATTAAGATTGGTGGTCTTGTGAGAAATAAG GAACGGTTTGTTAAAAGGAGGGAACGGCTTTTAGGCCCTAACTTGTCTACACTCAAG GCTATTGAGATTTTGACTGGCTGCTACATCTTAGTGCAG GGAAATACTGTTGCAGCCATGGGAAACTATAGGGGAAGGGGACTGAAACAAGTGAGAAGGATTGTAGAGGATTGCATGAAGAATGTAAAGCATCCAGTGTACCACATCAAG GAACTACTAATCAAACGTGAGCTAGCAAAAAATCCTGCTCTAGCCACTGAAAGCTGGGATAGATTTCTCCCAAAGTTCAAGAA gaAGAATGTCAAGCAGAAGAAGCCTCAAACTAAGGAGAAGAAACCATACACACCCTTTCCACCGCCTCAACAGCCTAGCAAG ATTGATCTTGAACTTGAGAATGGTGAGTATTTCATGAGTGACAAAAAGAAATCAGCAAAGAAATGGCAAGAGAAGCTGGAGAAGCAATCTGGGAGAGCTGAAGAgaacaaaagaaagagagagGCTGCATTTGTTCCTCCAAAG GAGAACACTGCAGGTCCATCTGAATCTGACAAGAATGCCAGTGACAACAGTGAGATAGCTGATATAGCAAAGTCATTAAAG AAAAAGGCAaaggaatttagaaagaatgagGCCCAGGAGAGTGTTATAGCTGAATCATATCTCGCAAGTAATGATGAATTGcggcaaaaaaagaaaaagaaaccaacTAAGTCCAAGTAG
- the LOC110433743 gene encoding rRNA 2'-O-methyltransferase fibrillarin-like, translating into MATAGLSPPRPSLPPAMEDEDDGTRDAAPASTTSSTTNVRDVAQGAEAADGTGEERVGEEEEPVSEEEGLGPGGIGGGVLLGIARGRGFGGGGEGRGRGRAGAGRRRGGRLSVEQEQGGDGQEQGGDRSREETGKSREETGRSGEDDSRRREETGRSGDGNSAKSWPWPG; encoded by the exons ATGGCAACCGCCGGCCTCAGCCCACCACGGCCGTCCCTGCCTCCCGCCATGGAGGACGAGGATGACGGGACAAGAGATGCAGCGCCCGCCAGCACTACCTCTTCGACGACCAACGT CCGCGACGTTGCACAGGGAGCCGAGGCGGCGGACGGGACGGGAGAGGAGCGGgttggcgaggaggaggagcccgtCAGCGAGGAGGAGGGCCTAGGTCCCGGCGGGATCGGCGGCGGCGTGCTGTTGGGAATCGCGAGGGGCCGCGGATTTGGGGGCGGCGGggaagggagaggaaggggAAGGGCAGGAGCAGGGAGGAGACGGGGAGGACGACTCTCAGTGGAGCAGGAGCAGGGAGGAGACGGGCAAGAGCAGGGAGGAGACAGGAGCAGGGAGGAGACGGGCAAGAGCAGGGAGGAGACAGGGAGGAGCGGGGAGGACGACTCTCGGCGGAGGGAGGAGACGGGGAGGAGTGGTGATGGAAACTCAGCCAAGAGCTGGCCCTGGCCTGGCTAG